A window of the Cystobacter fuscus genome harbors these coding sequences:
- a CDS encoding CHASE3 domain-containing protein, producing the protein MRRKQPLQPAGLALVASLLLALLLWASNRSWRSLIEADSWVKHTQDIQLATERLQSILVDAETGQRGFLVTGNESYLTPYRHALDRYRAALSEVKQLADYSPAQRQRVERLQPLVRTKMEELARTIHLRRQAGGQEAALAIVRTDLGRRTMDEVRGVLQEMNQEERHLLTVLAAQAQHRGHQLRLFIFSICVALALVGGSAWAGYRRQALTESALRESEESFRRLTENSPDLVTRFDPRRRLIYANPATCHTMDRGPDALLGRTPHELGLSPEAETLCAATLDRAFAGEDGTMVVPFRNSRGERCFQTRFVPERDARGQVGSVLSISWDVTRYTRQQEEERQRADFAQQIVGIVSHDLKTPLNAILLSTASLLRRELDEKTTKAVVRIHSVAERATRMIRDLLDFTQARLGRIPIDRRRVNLHELAHHAVEEVRLAHPDRTVKLNLEGDGWGQWDGDRLAQVLSNLLCNALAYSPPDTPVQVAVHGSSDEPVITIHNLGEPIPPELRSRLFEPMQRGSPPKDKGSRSIGLGLFIVKHIVMAHGGHIDVESSKEEGTTFLVRMPRT; encoded by the coding sequence ATGAGACGTAAGCAGCCGCTTCAGCCGGCCGGACTGGCCCTTGTCGCCAGTCTGCTCCTCGCGCTCCTCCTCTGGGCCTCCAACCGTTCCTGGCGAAGTCTCATCGAAGCCGACTCCTGGGTGAAGCATACCCAGGACATTCAACTCGCGACGGAGCGCCTTCAGAGCATCCTCGTGGATGCCGAAACAGGTCAGCGTGGTTTTCTCGTCACGGGCAACGAGTCGTATCTCACCCCATACCGGCACGCCCTGGACAGGTACCGGGCAGCCCTCTCGGAGGTGAAGCAGCTCGCCGACTACAGCCCCGCTCAACGGCAACGCGTCGAGAGGCTGCAGCCCCTGGTCAGAACAAAGATGGAGGAGCTCGCGCGCACCATCCACCTCCGACGGCAAGCGGGAGGCCAGGAAGCGGCCCTGGCCATCGTTCGCACGGACCTGGGCAGGAGAACGATGGACGAGGTCCGCGGCGTTCTCCAGGAGATGAACCAGGAGGAGCGACACCTGCTGACGGTGCTCGCGGCACAGGCGCAACACCGCGGGCACCAGTTGCGGCTTTTCATCTTCTCGATATGCGTTGCCCTGGCCCTGGTCGGTGGCTCGGCCTGGGCGGGCTACCGTCGGCAGGCCCTGACGGAGTCAGCCCTGCGTGAAAGCGAGGAGAGCTTCCGCCGCCTCACCGAGAACAGCCCGGACCTCGTCACGCGCTTCGACCCACGGCGTCGGCTCATCTATGCCAACCCAGCCACCTGCCACACCATGGACCGTGGGCCCGACGCACTGCTGGGCCGGACCCCTCATGAGCTGGGATTGTCACCCGAGGCGGAGACACTCTGCGCGGCGACACTCGACAGGGCGTTCGCGGGCGAGGACGGGACGATGGTCGTCCCCTTCAGGAACTCGCGCGGAGAACGTTGCTTCCAGACGCGCTTCGTTCCCGAGCGCGACGCACGCGGACAGGTGGGCTCCGTGTTGAGCATCAGTTGGGATGTGACCCGGTACACGCGCCAGCAGGAGGAGGAGCGGCAGCGTGCGGACTTCGCGCAGCAGATCGTCGGCATCGTGTCTCACGATCTGAAGACTCCCCTCAACGCCATCCTCCTCTCCACGGCATCGTTGTTACGCCGCGAGCTGGACGAGAAGACGACGAAGGCCGTCGTCCGCATCCACTCCGTCGCCGAGCGCGCCACCCGGATGATTCGAGACCTCCTCGACTTCACGCAGGCCCGGCTGGGCCGCATTCCCATCGACCGCAGGCGGGTGAACCTCCACGAACTGGCCCACCATGCGGTGGAGGAGGTGCGGCTGGCTCATCCGGACAGGACGGTGAAGTTGAATCTCGAGGGAGACGGGTGGGGCCAGTGGGATGGAGACCGGCTCGCCCAGGTGCTCTCCAACCTGCTGTGTAACGCTCTGGCCTATAGCCCCCCGGACACCCCAGTGCAGGTGGCGGTACACGGAAGCAGCGACGAGCCCGTGATCACCATCCACAACCTGGGGGAGCCCATCCCTCCCGAGCTGCGTTCGCGGCTCTTCGAGCCCATGCAGCGAGGTTCCCCCCCCAAGGACAAGGGCAGCCGAAGCATTGGTCTGGGGCTCTTCATCGTGAAGCACATCGTCATGGCGCACGGTGGCCACATCGACGTGGAGTCCTCGAAGGAAGAAGGGACGACCTTCCTCGTACGGATGCCCCGGACCTGA
- a CDS encoding ankyrin repeat domain-containing protein produces the protein MPRTQTPKKVDVAALMKKADRLLDESPPELEEAIPLLRQVIAAEPDHLRALHSLNWALDPTRRGDPLRWERELKAEHWRIRDHLLTLTRGTKPGGKLTDAQRARSLALSQWAEEVVRGHPTPAQLDQVESALDEAHRLRELVDHARARRGLEAWRLLTGEKPGKGYQELLARVEESPGLRAFDVEGDDDPLNFQGLEGAFSDGGFLAWLRERKPAARPKGQKGKALDEGLLLAAGLDASPHFGPGFVSGGRVGRVLALRALGANLEARDSDKRGALHLAAMVDDAALVRELLRLGLSPLVSDDTGATPLHAAAEHDGVSCISLLARGGVPVDALDSDGRSALFNARQPEVARALLDAGANPNAGKGWTPLHQHARFKERGPVIEVLLQAGADTTRKSSEGRTPAQEALDEKNPHLAQLMGAKAPSGKGGRLDVRPLLDALGRRGTALLEAWYFEDEDVASVERVLKSLVLGGATSWDQAAAELRGERPWVAMAVVDLARAVLPPEQKVPSFSKAPRFVRGDLTIQGDVDLAGPLLVTGHLKVEGVLRNAGPEGLLVVGGSLRATGMDTSGEVVVGEDVEAQVVWGHGNDHSLRVGRALKAEVVIEDDHDVQARVKARHHFESGGFDASDAALGKVFARGAFSSDGLDRDKLFNLLRKGRSVLA, from the coding sequence ATGCCCCGTACCCAGACTCCCAAGAAGGTGGATGTCGCCGCGCTGATGAAGAAGGCGGACCGGTTGCTCGACGAGTCGCCGCCCGAACTGGAAGAGGCGATTCCGCTCCTGCGCCAGGTGATTGCCGCCGAGCCGGACCACCTGCGGGCGTTGCACTCCCTGAACTGGGCGTTGGACCCGACGAGGCGCGGAGATCCTCTCCGATGGGAGCGTGAGCTCAAGGCCGAGCACTGGCGGATCCGCGACCACCTCCTCACGCTGACCCGGGGCACGAAACCCGGCGGAAAGCTGACGGATGCCCAGCGGGCCCGCTCCCTGGCGCTGAGCCAGTGGGCGGAAGAGGTGGTGAGGGGCCATCCCACTCCGGCTCAGCTCGATCAGGTGGAGTCCGCACTGGATGAAGCCCATCGCCTGCGGGAACTCGTGGATCATGCTCGTGCTCGCCGGGGACTCGAGGCCTGGCGCCTGCTGACCGGGGAGAAGCCGGGGAAGGGGTACCAGGAGTTGCTCGCCCGGGTGGAGGAGTCGCCGGGGCTGCGAGCCTTTGACGTGGAGGGTGACGACGATCCGCTCAACTTCCAGGGACTGGAGGGGGCGTTCTCCGATGGGGGCTTTCTCGCGTGGCTGCGCGAGCGGAAGCCCGCGGCTCGTCCCAAGGGACAGAAGGGCAAGGCGCTGGATGAGGGACTCCTGCTCGCGGCGGGGCTGGATGCCTCGCCTCACTTCGGTCCCGGCTTCGTCAGCGGCGGGCGGGTGGGCCGGGTGCTGGCCCTGCGAGCGCTGGGTGCGAACCTGGAGGCGCGAGACAGCGACAAGCGCGGCGCTCTCCATCTGGCCGCGATGGTGGACGACGCGGCGCTGGTGCGGGAACTGCTCCGCCTGGGGCTCTCACCGCTGGTCTCCGATGACACCGGGGCCACGCCCCTGCACGCCGCCGCCGAGCATGACGGTGTGTCCTGCATCTCCCTCCTGGCCCGGGGCGGGGTGCCGGTGGACGCGCTCGACAGCGACGGCAGGTCGGCGCTCTTCAATGCACGGCAGCCGGAGGTGGCCAGGGCGCTCCTCGACGCCGGTGCCAACCCCAACGCTGGCAAGGGCTGGACGCCGCTGCATCAGCACGCGCGCTTCAAGGAGCGTGGGCCGGTCATCGAGGTCCTGCTCCAGGCGGGGGCGGATACCACCCGTAAGTCCTCGGAGGGGAGGACCCCCGCGCAGGAGGCGCTGGACGAGAAGAACCCGCACCTCGCCCAGCTCATGGGCGCGAAGGCTCCCTCGGGCAAGGGCGGACGCCTGGACGTGCGGCCCCTGCTGGACGCACTGGGCAGGCGGGGGACGGCGCTGCTCGAGGCCTGGTACTTCGAGGACGAGGACGTGGCGTCGGTGGAGCGCGTCCTGAAGAGCCTCGTGCTGGGGGGCGCGACCTCCTGGGATCAGGCCGCGGCGGAGCTTCGGGGCGAGCGGCCCTGGGTGGCCATGGCGGTGGTGGATCTCGCCCGCGCCGTCCTTCCACCCGAGCAGAAGGTGCCGTCCTTCTCCAAGGCTCCCCGCTTCGTGCGGGGGGACCTCACGATCCAGGGCGACGTGGACCTCGCCGGGCCGCTGCTCGTGACGGGGCACCTGAAGGTGGAGGGAGTGCTTCGCAACGCGGGCCCGGAAGGACTGCTGGTGGTGGGTGGTTCATTGCGTGCCACCGGAATGGACACGAGCGGTGAGGTGGTGGTGGGCGAGGACGTGGAGGCCCAGGTCGTGTGGGGCCATGGCAACGATCACTCGCTCCGGGTGGGGAGGGCCTTGAAGGCGGAAGTGGTCATCGAGGATGACCACGACGTCCAGGCCCGGGTGAAGGCCAGGCACCACTTCGAGAGTGGCGGGTTCGACGCCTCGGATGCGGCGCTCGGGAAGGTCTTCGCCCGCGGCGCCTTCTCTTCCGACGGGCTGGACAGGGACAAGCTCTTCAACCTGTTGCGCAAGGGCAGGTCCGTGCTGGCCTGA
- a CDS encoding alpha/beta hydrolase family esterase, whose product MKRSHGAFVRVGALLLVLFALSAAPAHAGAWVHGYYANSWGARGFQLWVPTGYQPGEELPLVVALHGCFQNPDQFAGLTRLNQKADAERFLVLYPNQATLSNGTQCWNFMIATNMERGIGEPSLIVGMVDWVKSQYAVDARRVYVGGVSAGAVMSGILLACYSDVFAAGMVGAGAMYKAATTASGSAFAMLFGSIYNPDDRGRDAWACSGKPRRQIPVLVLHGTEDDVVNPTNGEQAVRQLLQTNDYGDDGADNDSVPYRPTQVRNGGVPGGRAYTVKDYVYAGRLLVQKYEMQGMGHAWPGGDPAYLFSDPSGPDATTLMWDFFKQHTR is encoded by the coding sequence ATGAAGCGGAGTCATGGCGCATTCGTGCGCGTCGGTGCATTGCTGCTCGTGCTCTTCGCGTTGTCCGCGGCCCCGGCCCATGCCGGCGCCTGGGTGCATGGCTACTACGCGAATTCCTGGGGCGCCCGAGGCTTCCAGCTCTGGGTCCCCACCGGATATCAGCCGGGCGAGGAACTTCCCCTGGTGGTGGCACTGCATGGATGTTTCCAGAATCCGGATCAGTTCGCTGGCCTCACGCGTCTGAACCAGAAAGCAGACGCGGAGAGGTTCCTGGTCCTCTACCCGAACCAGGCGACGCTCTCCAATGGCACACAATGTTGGAACTTCATGATCGCCACCAACATGGAGCGCGGCATCGGCGAGCCCTCCCTCATCGTGGGCATGGTGGATTGGGTGAAGAGCCAGTACGCGGTGGACGCGCGCCGCGTGTATGTCGGGGGAGTCTCCGCCGGAGCGGTCATGAGCGGCATCCTGCTCGCCTGCTATTCGGATGTATTCGCCGCCGGCATGGTGGGAGCGGGGGCGATGTACAAGGCGGCGACCACCGCCTCCGGCAGCGCCTTCGCCATGCTCTTTGGCAGTATCTACAACCCCGATGATCGCGGCCGTGACGCCTGGGCGTGCTCGGGCAAGCCGCGCAGGCAGATCCCCGTGCTCGTCCTCCACGGGACCGAGGATGACGTCGTCAACCCGACGAACGGCGAGCAGGCCGTCCGGCAACTCCTGCAGACCAATGACTACGGTGATGACGGTGCCGACAACGACAGCGTGCCCTACCGTCCCACCCAGGTCCGCAATGGCGGTGTACCCGGAGGCCGCGCCTACACCGTCAAGGATTACGTCTATGCCGGACGTCTGCTGGTCCAGAAGTATGAGATGCAGGGCATGGGTCACGCCTGGCCCGGCGGTGACCCCGCCTACCTGTTCTCCGATCCCTCCGGTCCCGATGCCACCACCCTCATGTGGGACTTCTTCAAACAGCACACGCGCTGA
- a CDS encoding TetR/AcrR family transcriptional regulator, giving the protein MRSLPRSRLQVQKATLPTTVPDGTRRRVLEMALRLFAGQGFHGTSIRDVAKALELQPSALYAHFPSKEHILAELVQLGHEAHHQALRKALLGAGNEPEAQVRALIRAHTVMHATHPQLSVVVNEESHALPPELAAPAVALRNQSAAFLLEVIERGVAMGRFSPPHAVATAAAISAMGVRIPYWYEPDGSLEVDTLADIHAELALRMLGGR; this is encoded by the coding sequence ATGCGCTCCCTTCCCCGGTCACGTCTACAGGTCCAGAAGGCGACCCTGCCCACGACGGTGCCCGACGGCACCCGGCGGCGGGTGTTGGAGATGGCCCTGCGGCTCTTCGCGGGCCAGGGGTTTCATGGCACGTCGATCCGGGATGTCGCGAAGGCGCTGGAGCTACAGCCGAGCGCGCTCTATGCGCACTTCCCCTCCAAGGAGCACATCCTGGCGGAACTCGTCCAGCTCGGCCACGAGGCGCACCACCAGGCGCTCCGCAAGGCGTTGCTGGGCGCGGGCAACGAACCGGAGGCACAGGTACGAGCGCTCATCCGGGCCCACACCGTCATGCATGCGACCCACCCGCAGCTGTCAGTCGTGGTGAATGAGGAGAGCCACGCCCTGCCACCCGAGCTCGCCGCACCGGCGGTGGCGCTGCGAAACCAATCCGCCGCCTTCCTGCTCGAGGTGATCGAACGGGGTGTGGCGATGGGACGGTTCTCTCCTCCCCACGCGGTCGCGACCGCGGCGGCGATCTCCGCGATGGGGGTGCGCATCCCGTACTGGTACGAGCCGGATGGCTCGCTCGAGGTCGACACCCTCGCCGATATCCACGCCGAGCTGGCGCTCCGCATGCTGGGAGGACGCTGA
- a CDS encoding alpha/beta fold hydrolase, producing the protein MIRLDDLSLHLEESGAGEPVLLLHGLGSSGRDWEFVAPGLATHHRILVPDVRGHGRSDKPAGAYGVPLFARDMAALCARLGVTRVHVVGLSMGGMIGFQLAVECPALVRSLTVINSGPDMVPRTPGMRLMFATRMLLLKTLGPRMLARLIAPKLFPKPEQAELRRRVEESIGSNEPDAYQRATRGLVGWSVLERLKEISCPVLVLASDHDYTPLSAKKAYASLLANARLQELRDSRHAAPIDQPGQILEAVKGFFAEVEGPARGERRVG; encoded by the coding sequence ATGATTCGGCTTGATGACCTGTCCCTGCACCTCGAGGAGTCCGGTGCGGGAGAGCCTGTATTGCTCCTCCATGGGCTTGGCTCCTCGGGGCGGGATTGGGAGTTCGTCGCGCCTGGGCTCGCGACGCATCACCGGATCCTCGTTCCGGATGTCCGGGGCCACGGGCGCAGCGACAAACCGGCGGGGGCCTACGGGGTGCCGCTCTTCGCCCGGGACATGGCCGCCCTCTGCGCACGCCTGGGCGTCACCCGTGTGCATGTGGTCGGGCTCTCGATGGGAGGCATGATTGGCTTTCAGCTCGCGGTGGAGTGCCCGGCGCTCGTGCGCAGCCTGACCGTCATCAACAGCGGACCCGACATGGTTCCGCGGACACCCGGCATGCGGCTCATGTTCGCCACGCGGATGCTGCTGTTGAAGACGCTCGGACCGAGGATGCTGGCCAGGCTGATCGCGCCGAAGCTCTTTCCCAAGCCGGAACAGGCGGAACTGCGGCGGCGGGTCGAGGAGTCCATTGGCTCGAACGAGCCAGACGCCTACCAGCGTGCGACGCGTGGGCTCGTTGGCTGGAGCGTTCTGGAGCGTCTGAAGGAGATCTCCTGTCCGGTCCTGGTCCTCGCCTCCGACCACGACTACACGCCGCTGTCCGCGAAGAAGGCGTATGCCAGTCTCCTCGCGAACGCTCGCCTCCAGGAGTTGAGGGACTCGCGTCACGCGGCGCCGATCGATCAGCCCGGGCAGATCCTCGAGGCGGTGAAGGGCTTCTTCGCCGAGGTCGAGGGACCGGCTCGCGGCGAGCGGCGCGTGGGCTGA
- a CDS encoding DedA family protein encodes MEEQIALWIAGFSYPAVFLLLVLCGVGAPLSEELVVLTGGLVVARSGASFPLMVLAAWLGILAGDSALYRIGYALGPRVFSHPRLARMLPPARVTLLQEMYMKRGPMAVWLARFLPGLRAPAFLLAGATRLPYRQFVLADGSAAWIPALGMTWLGMRFGPRVLADVQGGLRWLLALVFAVGVAVLVRRWFRQRAALRAARILGTPEQEA; translated from the coding sequence GTGGAAGAGCAGATCGCCCTGTGGATCGCCGGTTTCTCGTATCCCGCCGTCTTCCTGCTGCTCGTGCTGTGCGGAGTGGGTGCGCCGCTGAGCGAGGAGCTGGTCGTCCTCACCGGAGGGCTGGTGGTCGCGCGCAGCGGCGCGAGCTTTCCCCTCATGGTGCTCGCCGCCTGGCTGGGCATCCTCGCCGGAGACAGCGCGCTGTACCGGATCGGCTACGCGCTCGGCCCTCGGGTCTTCTCCCATCCGAGGCTGGCCAGGATGTTGCCGCCCGCCCGCGTCACGCTCCTGCAGGAGATGTACATGAAGCGCGGGCCCATGGCGGTGTGGCTCGCGCGCTTCCTGCCCGGGTTGCGCGCTCCGGCCTTCCTGCTCGCGGGCGCCACGCGGCTGCCCTACCGCCAGTTCGTCCTGGCCGATGGCTCCGCCGCCTGGATTCCGGCCCTGGGCATGACCTGGCTGGGCATGCGCTTCGGTCCCCGGGTGCTCGCGGATGTGCAGGGCGGGCTGCGCTGGCTGCTCGCGCTCGTATTCGCCGTGGGTGTGGCCGTGCTCGTGCGCCGCTGGTTCCGGCAGCGCGCCGCGCTTCGGGCCGCGCGCATTCTCGGCACTCCCGAGCAGGAGGCCTGA
- a CDS encoding sensor histidine kinase — MGASGVERLLSAIAEQALHHGARAGLNALVEAAVGLTGTGGAALHEQELRIALRGQEPPAPARAHPWQRFHEGRAVLVLGEPCRDQLLRQHLTRLTGLGDALLASLAREDAARAEQKRLRQERLRLVEQLAARERAWSRAAHDMRTPLLVLQGYVEMMMKGMAGELSPPMKRYLERMRQSAGDLNTRLQRRHRGDGPPAVDGRSLLSAAFGPGRPCAARLELPEEPMRVRAPRMTLGLMVRALERLLTGAGASETVMRVDLPEGARQWRLRVQAQVVRPPLPRAQASLERLARRAEGQVSVAQEDTGLELTVLLPRLPE, encoded by the coding sequence GTGGGCGCCTCCGGGGTGGAGCGGCTGTTGTCGGCGATCGCCGAGCAGGCGCTGCACCACGGCGCGAGAGCGGGCTTGAACGCCCTCGTGGAGGCGGCCGTTGGCCTCACGGGGACGGGCGGGGCCGCCTTGCATGAACAGGAGCTTCGGATCGCGCTGCGCGGCCAGGAGCCTCCCGCGCCGGCCCGGGCCCATCCCTGGCAGCGCTTCCACGAGGGGCGCGCGGTGCTGGTGCTCGGCGAGCCCTGCCGGGATCAACTCCTGCGTCAGCACCTCACGCGGCTGACGGGGCTGGGCGACGCGCTGCTGGCGTCCCTGGCGCGCGAGGACGCGGCCCGGGCCGAGCAGAAGAGGCTGCGTCAGGAGCGGCTGCGGCTCGTGGAGCAGCTCGCCGCGAGGGAGCGCGCCTGGTCTCGCGCGGCCCATGACATGAGGACGCCCCTGCTGGTGCTCCAGGGCTACGTGGAGATGATGATGAAGGGCATGGCCGGGGAGCTCAGCCCGCCCATGAAGCGCTACCTGGAGCGCATGCGCCAGTCCGCGGGAGATCTCAACACCCGGCTCCAGCGGCGGCACCGGGGCGATGGCCCTCCCGCGGTAGATGGACGGTCCCTGTTGAGCGCGGCCTTCGGTCCCGGACGGCCGTGCGCCGCGAGGTTGGAGCTGCCCGAGGAGCCCATGCGCGTGCGGGCTCCCCGGATGACCCTGGGGTTGATGGTGCGGGCCCTGGAGCGGCTGCTGACGGGCGCGGGCGCCTCGGAGACGGTGATGCGGGTGGATCTCCCAGAGGGAGCGCGGCAGTGGCGGCTGCGCGTCCAGGCCCAGGTCGTCCGCCCTCCCCTTCCCCGCGCCCAGGCCTCGCTGGAGAGGCTCGCGCGCCGGGCGGAGGGTCAGGTCTCGGTGGCGCAGGAGGACACGGGGCTCGAGCTGACCGTCCTGTTGCCACGCCTGCCGGAGTGA
- a CDS encoding alginate lyase family protein, with protein sequence MSTLSYYSTIARLAPAGLARGMVRRVHGVARQALYKKRERLDERGLLAAFGVDSAEALADRALEVGAGGAWCDVARRASVLEALARMPGAAERALARARAAFRGEFDVFGTHVCFGEGQPVDWSLDVGSGYRYPVVPVESLKLAQPGVDPKYPWELGRLDCLVALGQGYWVEREEAARRAFARDFVARTLDFLQANPVGEGVHWTCAMEVALRGANLAQALWMFADAPEARRPEFLVPVLQALAEHCAWVETHLEDGGAVPNNHLVSNHVGLLVVGLLFPRLPDAPRQVALAAAGLRTQVEAQVHVDGSSFEGSVPYHRLSVELFTLAFVVARSKGVELGEVYTQRLHGMFAASRAWCSERGLAPQIGDNDSGRVFPFREREPREQGYLVPLGAALLGDASLAEGEYPDEAAWLLGQPGLALFQALPAAPPAVSTGFAAGGFHVLRGAGAVVTVSAGAQGQGGVGGHSHNDKLSFELHLDGRPVIVDPGTGTYTRDPSVRNALRSTASHNTPQVDGMEQARLEAHRLFALPEAARARVEVFQTGSGLDRLIARHDGYRLLSSPVGVERTFVLDKRERALGVSDSFVGVGLHEVVSRIHLPDREARVREPTAGELARALRVPQAPRTFEPLAVELGPEGSPVAVVLFERGVSPRLETSRYSPGYGLLVESRVVVFGARLSPPAWLRWVVVFG encoded by the coding sequence ATGAGCACGCTGAGCTACTACTCGACGATCGCAAGGCTGGCACCCGCTGGGCTCGCCCGAGGCATGGTGCGCCGGGTCCACGGGGTGGCGCGGCAGGCGCTCTACAAGAAGCGCGAGCGGCTCGACGAGCGGGGGCTGCTGGCGGCCTTCGGCGTGGACTCGGCGGAGGCGCTGGCCGACCGGGCATTGGAGGTGGGGGCGGGGGGCGCCTGGTGTGACGTGGCGCGGCGGGCCTCCGTGTTGGAGGCGCTCGCGCGCATGCCGGGGGCGGCGGAGCGGGCGCTGGCGCGGGCCCGGGCCGCGTTCCGGGGCGAGTTCGACGTCTTCGGCACGCACGTGTGCTTTGGCGAGGGCCAGCCGGTGGACTGGTCCCTGGACGTGGGCAGCGGGTACCGCTACCCGGTGGTGCCGGTGGAGAGCCTGAAGCTGGCGCAGCCGGGAGTGGATCCGAAGTACCCGTGGGAGCTGGGGCGGCTGGATTGCCTCGTGGCGCTCGGCCAGGGCTACTGGGTGGAGCGCGAGGAGGCCGCGCGCCGTGCCTTCGCGCGCGACTTCGTGGCGCGCACGCTGGACTTCCTCCAGGCCAACCCCGTGGGCGAGGGCGTGCACTGGACGTGCGCCATGGAGGTGGCGCTGCGCGGGGCCAACCTGGCGCAGGCGCTGTGGATGTTCGCGGATGCGCCCGAGGCGCGCCGGCCGGAGTTCCTCGTGCCGGTGTTGCAGGCGCTCGCCGAGCACTGTGCCTGGGTGGAGACGCACCTGGAGGATGGGGGCGCGGTGCCCAACAACCACCTCGTCTCCAACCACGTGGGCCTGCTCGTGGTGGGGCTGCTCTTTCCCCGGTTGCCGGACGCGCCGAGGCAGGTGGCGCTGGCGGCGGCGGGGCTGCGCACCCAGGTGGAGGCGCAGGTGCACGTGGACGGCAGCTCCTTCGAGGGCTCCGTGCCGTACCACCGCCTGTCGGTGGAGCTCTTCACGCTGGCCTTCGTGGTGGCGCGCTCGAAGGGCGTGGAGCTGGGCGAGGTCTACACGCAGCGCCTGCATGGCATGTTCGCGGCCTCGCGCGCGTGGTGCTCCGAGCGCGGCCTCGCGCCGCAGATTGGCGACAACGACTCGGGCCGCGTCTTCCCCTTCCGGGAGCGGGAGCCCCGCGAGCAGGGCTACCTGGTGCCGTTGGGCGCCGCGCTCCTGGGCGATGCGTCCCTGGCCGAGGGCGAGTATCCGGACGAGGCGGCGTGGCTGCTCGGGCAGCCGGGGCTGGCTCTCTTCCAGGCCCTCCCGGCCGCGCCGCCCGCGGTCTCCACGGGGTTCGCCGCGGGTGGCTTCCACGTGCTGCGTGGCGCGGGCGCGGTGGTGACGGTGAGTGCCGGGGCCCAGGGGCAGGGCGGGGTGGGAGGGCACAGCCACAACGACAAGCTTTCCTTCGAGCTGCACCTGGACGGGCGCCCCGTCATCGTGGATCCCGGCACGGGCACGTACACGCGCGATCCCTCGGTGCGCAATGCCCTGCGCTCCACGGCCTCGCACAACACGCCGCAGGTGGATGGCATGGAGCAGGCGCGGCTGGAAGCGCACCGCCTGTTCGCGCTGCCCGAGGCGGCGCGGGCGCGCGTCGAGGTGTTCCAGACGGGTTCCGGGTTGGATCGCCTCATCGCGCGGCATGATGGCTACCGCCTGCTGTCCTCTCCCGTGGGCGTGGAGCGCACCTTCGTGCTCGACAAGCGCGAGCGCGCGCTGGGCGTCAGTGATTCTTTCGTGGGGGTGGGGCTTCACGAAGTGGTGAGCCGGATCCACCTTCCGGACCGTGAGGCGAGGGTGCGCGAGCCCACGGCCGGAGAGCTGGCGCGGGCGCTGCGAGTCCCCCAGGCCCCGCGGACTTTCGAACCGCTCGCGGTGGAGCTGGGGCCAGAAGGCTCTCCCGTGGCGGTGGTGCTCTTCGAGCGGGGTGTGAGCCCGCGGCTGGAGACGTCCCGGTACTCACCGGGCTACGGGCTCCTGGTGGAGTCGCGGGTGGTGGTGTTCGGAGCGCGGTTGTCGCCTCCGGCGTGGCTGCGGTGGGTGGTTGTTTTCGGGTGA